Proteins co-encoded in one Opitutus terrae PB90-1 genomic window:
- a CDS encoding PadR family transcriptional regulator codes for MVSNQKADLLQGTLDLLILKALQHEPMHGFGVALRIQQMSKDMLQVEQGSLYPALYRLEDQGWIESEWGVSENNRKAKFYSLTTAGRKQLQTEEKSWANLSTAINLVLGNT; via the coding sequence ATCGTGAGTAACCAAAAAGCGGATTTACTACAAGGTACCCTGGACTTGCTCATCCTGAAAGCGCTGCAACACGAGCCGATGCACGGGTTCGGCGTGGCGCTGCGAATCCAGCAAATGTCAAAGGACATGTTGCAGGTGGAACAGGGCTCGCTGTATCCCGCGCTGTACCGGCTCGAAGACCAAGGGTGGATCGAGTCCGAGTGGGGCGTCTCCGAAAACAACCGGAAGGCGAAGTTCTATTCGCTGACGACCGCCGGCCGGAAGCAGCTCCAGACCGAGGAGAAGAGCTGGGCCAATCTTTCGACCGCGATCAACCTGGTGCTGGGCAATACCTGA
- a CDS encoding YdeI/OmpD-associated family protein translates to MQPIPHDLRRALQRSGLDEFFREHPRVHRVDYLRWIAASKRRGTRRRRIDEAVVRLARQWQEEVARFLRPDVRGSVAADPQHERRCA, encoded by the coding sequence GTGCAGCCCATTCCCCACGATTTGCGCCGGGCCTTGCAGCGGAGTGGGCTGGATGAGTTCTTCCGCGAGCACCCGCGGGTGCATCGCGTTGACTACCTCCGCTGGATCGCTGCGTCCAAGCGCCGGGGCACGCGGCGCCGGCGGATCGACGAGGCGGTGGTGCGGCTGGCGCGCCAATGGCAGGAGGAGGTGGCGCGGTTTCTGCGGCCCGACGTGAGGGGGAGTGTGGCGGCGGATCCGCAGCACGAGCGGCGGTGCGCGTGA
- a CDS encoding ABC transporter permease, with product MKTWSKLKTLFRRRKAEAEMSAEIRLHLELQTERNIAAGMDPGEARYAAQRMFGGVEQVKEQCREQRSWVWLEQFGRDLVHAGSSLRHAPGFSGVAIVTLAVVIGANSLVFTLVNGFLFKPVLGDGAGTAVHVVALTKAASRAPQRFTREDLERLRGNPGVFSAVAGYTIYPEVWGTELGDLRHGMVERVTDGFFAVCGVQPTIGRFFAGPAVSVPEVVISDAAWRSLGGDSAVLGRTILVGGAHATVIGVAPRGFGGPAPLQSPDLWLPIPRPNAATGDGGGMLLAIVARLAPGLDRSAAAARLPAVETQLNESASAGRERQLTLVEPSLFALPGVPDRLTGGVRVAGGLFVALGAVLLLIASLNLANLLLARGAARRHEIGVRLALGATRSRVVRLLLGESLLLALAGSVVGLLFAGWASLVLEQWVTSAITGRIGFSIRFDFAPDLRVVGATCGYALVMMLAIGVAPALRSTRVDVMEDLKGAGEAPRGTDRLARLFSLRPVLVMGQIAGSLVLVVCAGLFLRFAAEKQQFDPGFDVAHNLVFSVDYALSGSDPRWSFVSEPGDRSAAVAEYRGRSGSYRGVLRQHRETVLERVRVLPGVRDAAVAASLIFPNGDSESTQLRAFGVTAQEGEAAATVRAVDTAVSRQYFATLGIPIVAGRSFTAEEERFARPVALIDEQAAARLFPNQSALGQRVVLPSRPGVRPSGPYEIVGLVRSPAESVRYTGRPPRIYRALDAREAAGARTTALFLHVAVASPATTPAVLAAVQKELSMIDPSLPARLALPMRDQIAGNPALAMLHLGAALFGALGAIGLLVAVVGIYGVKAYTLTQRTREIGVRLALGAEPRQIRWWFLREGALQTSVALLVGLVLALVAGLGVSRVFDSVSWFDPTVTVAAIVLLGGTALLACWLPARRAAKVDPIVALRCD from the coding sequence GTGAAAACCTGGTCCAAGCTGAAGACGCTGTTCCGCCGGCGAAAGGCCGAGGCGGAAATGTCCGCCGAGATCCGGCTGCATCTTGAGTTGCAGACGGAGCGGAACATCGCTGCCGGGATGGATCCGGGCGAGGCGCGGTACGCCGCGCAGCGGATGTTCGGGGGAGTCGAGCAGGTGAAGGAGCAGTGCCGTGAGCAGCGGAGCTGGGTCTGGCTGGAGCAGTTCGGGCGCGACTTGGTGCACGCAGGGTCCTCGCTGCGACACGCGCCGGGTTTCTCCGGAGTGGCGATCGTCACGCTCGCCGTGGTGATCGGTGCGAACTCCCTCGTGTTCACGCTCGTCAACGGCTTTCTGTTCAAGCCGGTGCTCGGCGACGGCGCAGGCACGGCCGTGCACGTGGTCGCTCTGACCAAGGCGGCGTCGCGTGCGCCGCAGCGGTTCACCCGCGAAGATCTCGAGCGGCTGCGCGGGAATCCCGGCGTATTCTCGGCGGTGGCCGGTTACACGATTTATCCGGAGGTCTGGGGAACGGAGCTCGGTGATCTTCGCCACGGGATGGTGGAACGAGTGACGGACGGATTCTTCGCGGTCTGCGGGGTGCAGCCGACGATTGGCCGATTTTTCGCCGGACCGGCCGTGAGCGTACCTGAAGTGGTGATCAGCGATGCTGCGTGGCGGAGCCTGGGCGGCGACTCCGCCGTGCTTGGGCGCACGATCCTGGTCGGCGGCGCCCATGCCACCGTGATCGGAGTGGCACCGCGGGGATTTGGCGGTCCCGCGCCGTTGCAGTCGCCCGACCTTTGGCTGCCAATTCCGCGGCCAAACGCTGCGACGGGCGATGGTGGCGGCATGCTCCTCGCGATTGTCGCGCGGCTCGCGCCAGGGCTGGATCGTTCCGCGGCTGCAGCCCGGCTGCCCGCCGTGGAGACCCAACTGAATGAATCGGCCAGCGCGGGGCGCGAACGACAGCTCACGTTGGTCGAACCCTCGCTCTTCGCGCTCCCGGGCGTGCCCGACCGACTCACTGGAGGCGTGCGCGTTGCCGGGGGACTTTTCGTGGCGCTCGGCGCGGTGCTCCTGCTGATCGCGAGCCTGAATCTCGCGAATCTCCTCCTGGCGCGCGGCGCGGCGCGGCGGCACGAGATCGGCGTCCGCTTGGCGCTGGGCGCGACCCGCTCGCGCGTCGTGCGGTTGCTCCTGGGTGAGAGTCTGTTGCTAGCCCTGGCCGGCAGCGTGGTCGGCCTGCTATTCGCGGGCTGGGCCAGCCTTGTGCTTGAGCAGTGGGTCACCAGCGCCATCACGGGTCGGATCGGGTTCAGCATCCGCTTCGACTTCGCGCCCGACCTGCGCGTCGTGGGTGCCACCTGCGGCTATGCGCTCGTGATGATGCTGGCCATCGGTGTGGCCCCGGCGCTGCGCAGCACGCGCGTCGACGTGATGGAAGACCTGAAGGGCGCGGGCGAGGCACCGCGCGGCACGGACCGACTTGCCCGGCTGTTTTCGCTTCGTCCGGTGCTGGTCATGGGCCAGATTGCGGGCTCGCTGGTGCTGGTGGTCTGCGCCGGCTTGTTCCTGCGGTTTGCCGCGGAGAAGCAGCAATTCGACCCCGGCTTCGACGTTGCGCACAACCTCGTGTTCTCGGTGGACTACGCGCTGAGCGGGAGCGATCCGCGATGGTCGTTCGTGTCGGAGCCGGGCGACCGGTCCGCTGCCGTGGCGGAGTATCGCGGCCGGAGCGGGAGCTACCGAGGAGTGCTGCGACAGCACCGGGAGACGGTGTTGGAGCGCGTGCGGGTGCTACCTGGCGTGCGGGATGCCGCGGTGGCGGCATCGCTCATCTTCCCGAATGGGGATTCGGAGAGCACGCAGTTGCGGGCCTTCGGCGTGACGGCTCAAGAAGGTGAAGCGGCCGCGACTGTGCGCGCGGTGGACACCGCGGTGTCGCGGCAGTATTTCGCGACGCTCGGGATTCCGATCGTGGCGGGCCGCAGTTTCACGGCGGAGGAGGAACGATTCGCCCGACCGGTGGCGCTGATCGACGAGCAAGCGGCGGCGCGGCTGTTTCCCAACCAATCTGCGCTGGGACAGCGGGTCGTGCTGCCTTCGCGCCCGGGCGTCCGGCCGAGCGGGCCCTATGAAATCGTCGGACTGGTGCGCAGTCCGGCCGAAAGCGTGCGCTATACCGGCCGGCCGCCGCGGATCTATCGCGCCCTCGATGCGCGTGAAGCGGCCGGGGCGCGAACCACCGCGCTTTTCCTGCATGTAGCGGTGGCCTCGCCGGCGACGACCCCGGCAGTCTTGGCCGCGGTGCAGAAGGAACTCAGCATGATCGATCCGTCGCTGCCGGCACGTCTCGCGCTGCCCATGCGCGATCAAATCGCCGGCAACCCGGCGTTGGCCATGCTGCATCTTGGCGCGGCGCTCTTCGGTGCGCTGGGTGCCATTGGCCTGCTGGTGGCGGTCGTCGGCATCTATGGCGTAAAAGCCTACACGCTGACGCAGCGGACGCGCGAGATTGGCGTGCGGCTCGCGCTGGGGGCGGAGCCGAGGCAGATCCGTTGGTGGTTTCTCCGCGAAGGCGCGCTGCAGACCAGCGTGGCTCTGTTGGTCGGGCTGGTGCTCGCGCTGGTGGCCGGGCTCGGCGTGTCGCGGGTATTCGACAGCGTGAGCTGGTTCGATCCCACCGTCACGGTCGCCGCGATCGTTCTGCTTGGCGGCACCGCGCTGCTGGCGTGCTGGCTGCCGGCGCGGCGGGCGGCGAAGGTGGATCCAATCGTGGCGCTGCGGTGCGATTGA